In Elephas maximus indicus isolate mEleMax1 chromosome 4, mEleMax1 primary haplotype, whole genome shotgun sequence, a genomic segment contains:
- the LOC126076512 gene encoding uncharacterized protein LOC126076512 isoform X2, translating into MCLSLCTRAGIFIEYSSEQVRQKAYTHGVTFMCLSLCTRAGIFIEYSSEQVRQKAYTHGVAFMCLSLCTRADSFIEYSSEQVRQKAYTHGVAFMCLSLCTRADSFIEYSSEQVRQKAYTHGVTFMCLSLCTRADSFIEYSSEQVRQKAYTHGVTFMCLSLCTRADSFIEYSSEQVRQKAYTHGVTFMCLSLCTRAGIFIEYSSEQVRQKAYTHRVTFMCLSLCTRADSFIEYSSEQVRQKAYTHGVAFMCLSLCTRADSFIEYSSEQVRQKAYTHGVTFMCLSLCTRAGIFIEYSSEQVRQKAYTHRVTFMCLSLCTRADSFIEYSSEQVRQKAYTHRVTFMCLSLCTRADSFIEYSSEQVRQKAYTHGVTFMCLSLCSRADSFIEYSSEQVREKAYTHGVAFMCLSLCTRAGIFIEYSSEQVRQKAYTHRVTFMCLSLCTRADSFIEYSSEQVRQKAYTHGVTFMCLSLCT; encoded by the exons TTGTACACGAGCAGGTATTTTCAtagaatacagcagtgaacaagttaGACAAAAGGCTTACACTCACGGAGTTGCATTTATGTGTCTGTCCCTTTGTACACGAGCAGATAGTTTCAtagaatacagcagtgaacaagttaGACAAAAGGCTTACACTCACGGAGTTGCATTTATGTGTCTGTCCCTTTGTACACGAGCAGATAGTTTCAtagaatacagcagtgaacaagttaGACAAAAGGCTTACACTCACGGAGTTAC CTTTATGTGTCTGTCCCTTTGTACACGAGCAGATAGTTTCAtagaatacagcagtgaacaagttaGACAAAAGGCTTACACTCACGGAGTTACCTTTATGTGTCTGTCCCTTTGTACACGAGCAGATAGTTTCAtagaatacagcagtgaacaagttaGACAAAAGGCTTACACTCACGGAGTTACCTTTATGTGTCTGTCCCTTTGTACACGAGCAGGTATTTTCAtagaatacagcagtgaacaagttaGACAAAAGGCTTACACTCACAGAGTTACCTTTATGTGTCTGTCCCTTTGTACACGAGCAGATAGTTTCAtagaatacagcagtgaacaagttaGACAAAAGGCTTACACTCACGGAGTTGCATTTATGTGTCTGTCCCTTTGTACACGAGCAGATAGTTTCAtagaatacagcagtgaacaagttaGACAAAAGGCTTACACTCACGGAGTTACCTTTATGTGTCTGTCCCTTTGTACACGAGCAGGTATTTTCAtagaatacagcagtgaacaagttaGACAAAAGGCTTACACTCACAGAGTTACCTTTATGTGTCTGTCCCTTTGTACACGAGCAGATAGTTTCAtagaatacagcagtgaacaagttaGACAAAAGGCTTACACTCACAGAGTTACCTTTATGTGTCTGTCCCTTTGTACACGAGCAGATAGTTTCAtagaatacagcagtgaacaagttaGACAAAAGGCTTACACTCACGGAGTTACCTTTATGTGTCTGTCCCTTTGTTCACGAGCAGATAGTTTCAtagaatacagcagtgaacaagttaGAGAAAAGGCTTACACTCACGGAGTTGCATTTATGTGTCTGTCCCTTTGTACACGAGCAGGTATTTTCAtagaatacagcagtgaacaagttaGACAAAAGGCTTACACTCACAGAGTTAC CTTTATGTGTCTGTCCCTTTGTACACGAGCAGATAGTTTCAtagaatacagcagtgaacaagttaGACAAAAGGCTTACACTCACGGAGTTACCTTTATGTGTCTGTCCCTTTGTACATGA
- the LOC126076512 gene encoding uncharacterized protein LOC126076512 isoform X17 → MCLSLCTRAGIFIEYSSEQVRQKAYTHGVTFMCLSLCTRAGIFIEYSSEQVRQKAYTHGVAFMCLSLCTRADSFIEYSSEQVRQKAYTHGVAFMCLSLCTRADSFIEYSSEQVRQKAYTHGVTFMCLSLCTRADSFIEYSSEQVRQKAYTHGVTFMCLSLCTRADSFIEYSSEQVRQKAYTHGVTFMCLSLCTRADSFIEYSSEQVRQKAYTHGVTFMCLSLCTRAGIFIEYSSEQVRQKAYTHRVTFMCLSLCTRADSFIEYSSEQVRQKAYTHGVAFMCLSLCTRADSFIEYSSEQVRQKAYTHGVTFMCLSLCTRAGIFIEYSSEQVRQKAYTHRVTFMCLSLCTRADSFIEYSSEQVRQKAYTHRVTFMCLSLCT, encoded by the exons TTGTACACGAGCAGGTATTTTCAtagaatacagcagtgaacaagttaGACAAAAGGCTTACACTCACGGAGTTGCATTTATGTGTCTGTCCCTTTGTACACGAGCAGATAGTTTCAtagaatacagcagtgaacaagttaGACAAAAGGCTTACACTCACGGAGTTGCATTTATGTGTCTGTCCCTTTGTACACGAGCAGATAGTTTCAtagaatacagcagtgaacaagttaGACAAAAGGCTTACACTCACGGAGTTACCTTTATGTGTCTGTCGCTTTGTACACGAGCAGATAGTTTCAtagaatacagcagtgaacaagttaGACAAAAGGCTTACACTCACGGAGTTAC CTTTATGTGTCTGTCCCTTTGTACACGAGCAGATAGTTTCAtagaatacagcagtgaacaagttaGACAAAAGGCTTACACTCACGGAGTTACCTTTATGTGTCTGTCCCTTTGTACACGAGCAGATAGTTTCAtagaatacagcagtgaacaagttaGACAAAAGGCTTACACTCACGGAGTTACCTTTATGTGTCTGTCCCTTTGTACACGAGCAGGTATTTTCAtagaatacagcagtgaacaagttaGACAAAAGGCTTACACTCACAGAGTTACCTTTATGTGTCTGTCCCTTTGTACACGAGCAGATAGTTTCAtagaatacagcagtgaacaagttaGACAAAAGGCTTACACTCACGGAGTTGCATTTATGTGTCTGTCCCTTTGTACACGAGCAGATAGTTTCAtagaatacagcagtgaacaagttaGACAAAAGGCTTACACTCACGGAGTTACCTTTATGTGTCTGTCCCTTTGTACACGAGCAGGTATTTTCAtagaatacagcagtgaacaagttaGACAAAAGGCTTACACTCACAGAGTTACCTTTATGTGTCTGTCCCTTTGTACACGAGCAGATAGTTTCAtagaatacagcagtgaacaagttaGACAAAAGGCTTACACTCACAGAGTTAC CTTTATGTGTCTGTCCCTTTGTACATGA
- the LOC126076512 gene encoding uncharacterized protein LOC126076512 isoform X7, with protein sequence MCLSLCTRAGIFIEYSSEQVRQKAYTHGVTFMCLSLCTRAGIFIEYSSEQVRQKAYTHGVAFMCLSLCTRADSFIEYSSEQVRQKAYTHGVAFMCLSLCTRADSFIEYSSEQVRQKAYTHGVTFMCLSLCTRADSFIEYSSEQVRQKAYTHGVTFMCLSLCTRADSFIEYSSEQVRQKAYTHGVTFMCLSLCTRADSFIEYSSEQVRQKAYTHGVTFMCLSLCTRAGIFIEYSSEQVRQKAYTHRVTFMCLSLCTRADSFIEYSSEQVRQKAYTHGVAFMCLSLCTRADSFIEYSSEQVRQKAYTHGVTFMCLSLCTRADSFIEYSSEQVRQKAYTHRVTFMCLSLCTRADSFIEYSSEQVRQKAYTHGVTFMCLSLCSRADSFIEYSSEQVREKAYTHGVAFMCLSLCTRAGIFIEYSSEQVRQKAYTHRVTFMCLSLCTRADSFIEYSSEQVRQKAYTHGVTFMCLSLCT encoded by the exons TTGTACACGAGCAGGTATTTTCAtagaatacagcagtgaacaagttaGACAAAAGGCTTACACTCACGGAGTTGCATTTATGTGTCTGTCCCTTTGTACACGAGCAGATAGTTTCAtagaatacagcagtgaacaagttaGACAAAAGGCTTACACTCACGGAGTTGCATTTATGTGTCTGTCCCTTTGTACACGAGCAGATAGTTTCAtagaatacagcagtgaacaagttaGACAAAAGGCTTACACTCACGGAGTTACCTTTATGTGTCTGTCGCTTTGTACACGAGCAGATAGTTTCAtagaatacagcagtgaacaagttaGACAAAAGGCTTACACTCACGGAGTTAC CTTTATGTGTCTGTCCCTTTGTACACGAGCAGATAGTTTCAtagaatacagcagtgaacaagttaGACAAAAGGCTTACACTCACGGAGTTACCTTTATGTGTCTGTCCCTTTGTACACGAGCAGATAGTTTCAtagaatacagcagtgaacaagttaGACAAAAGGCTTACACTCACGGAGTTACCTTTATGTGTCTGTCCCTTTGTACACGAGCAGGTATTTTCAtagaatacagcagtgaacaagttaGACAAAAGGCTTACACTCACAGAGTTACCTTTATGTGTCTGTCCCTTTGTACACGAGCAGATAGTTTCAtagaatacagcagtgaacaagttaGACAAAAGGCTTACACTCACGGAGTTGCATTTATGTGTCTGTCCCTTTGTACACGAGCAGATAGTTTCAtagaatacagcagtgaacaagttaGACAAAAGGCTTACACTCACGGAGTTACCTTTATGTGTCTGTCCCTTTGTACACGAGCAG ATAGTTTCAtagaatacagcagtgaacaagttaGACAAAAGGCTTACACTCACAGAGTTACCTTTATGTGTCTGTCCCTTTGTACACGAGCAGATAGTTTCAtagaatacagcagtgaacaagttaGACAAAAGGCTTACACTCACGGAGTTACCTTTATGTGTCTGTCCCTTTGTTCACGAGCAGATAGTTTCAtagaatacagcagtgaacaagttaGAGAAAAGGCTTACACTCACGGAGTTGCATTTATGTGTCTGTCCCTTTGTACACGAGCAGGTATTTTCAtagaatacagcagtgaacaagttaGACAAAAGGCTTACACTCACAGAGTTAC CTTTATGTGTCTGTCCCTTTGTACACGAGCAGATAGTTTCAtagaatacagcagtgaacaagttaGACAAAAGGCTTACACTCACGGAGTTACCTTTATGTGTCTGTCCCTTTGTACATGA
- the LOC126076512 gene encoding uncharacterized protein LOC126076512 isoform X9, whose translation MCLSLCTRAGIFIEYSSEQVRQKAYTHGVTFMCLSLCTRAGIFIEYSSEQVRQKAYTHGVAFMCLSLCTRADSFIEYSSEQVRQKAYTHGVAFMCLSLCTRADSFIEYSSEQVRQKAYTHGVTFMCLSLCTRADSFIEYSSEQVRQKAYTHGVTFMCLSLCTRADSFIEYSSEQVRQKAYTHGVTFMCLSLCTRADSFIEYSSEQVRQKAYTHGVTFMCLSLCTRAGIFIEYSSEQVRQKAYTHRVTFMCLSLCTRADSFIEYSSEQVRQKAYTHGVAFMCLSLCTRADSFIEYSSEQVRQKAYTHGVTFMCLSLCTRAGIFIEYSSEQVRQKAYTHRVTFMCLSLCTRADSFIEYSSEQVRQKAYTHRVTFMCLSLCTRADSFIEYSSEQVRQKAYTHGVTFMCLSLCSRADSFIEYSSEQVREKAYTHGVAFMCLSLCTRAGIFIEYSSEQVRQKAYTHRVTFMCLSLCT comes from the exons TTGTACACGAGCAGGTATTTTCAtagaatacagcagtgaacaagttaGACAAAAGGCTTACACTCACGGAGTTGCATTTATGTGTCTGTCCCTTTGTACACGAGCAGATAGTTTCAtagaatacagcagtgaacaagttaGACAAAAGGCTTACACTCACGGAGTTGCATTTATGTGTCTGTCCCTTTGTACACGAGCAGATAGTTTCAtagaatacagcagtgaacaagttaGACAAAAGGCTTACACTCACGGAGTTACCTTTATGTGTCTGTCGCTTTGTACACGAGCAGATAGTTTCAtagaatacagcagtgaacaagttaGACAAAAGGCTTACACTCACGGAGTTAC CTTTATGTGTCTGTCCCTTTGTACACGAGCAGATAGTTTCAtagaatacagcagtgaacaagttaGACAAAAGGCTTACACTCACGGAGTTACCTTTATGTGTCTGTCCCTTTGTACACGAGCAGATAGTTTCAtagaatacagcagtgaacaagttaGACAAAAGGCTTACACTCACGGAGTTACCTTTATGTGTCTGTCCCTTTGTACACGAGCAGGTATTTTCAtagaatacagcagtgaacaagttaGACAAAAGGCTTACACTCACAGAGTTACCTTTATGTGTCTGTCCCTTTGTACACGAGCAGATAGTTTCAtagaatacagcagtgaacaagttaGACAAAAGGCTTACACTCACGGAGTTGCATTTATGTGTCTGTCCCTTTGTACACGAGCAGATAGTTTCAtagaatacagcagtgaacaagttaGACAAAAGGCTTACACTCACGGAGTTACCTTTATGTGTCTGTCCCTTTGTACACGAGCAGGTATTTTCAtagaatacagcagtgaacaagttaGACAAAAGGCTTACACTCACAGAGTTACCTTTATGTGTCTGTCCCTTTGTACACGAGCAGATAGTTTCAtagaatacagcagtgaacaagttaGACAAAAGGCTTACACTCACAGAGTTACCTTTATGTGTCTGTCCCTTTGTACACGAGCAGATAGTTTCAtagaatacagcagtgaacaagttaGACAAAAGGCTTACACTCACGGAGTTACCTTTATGTGTCTGTCCCTTTGTTCACGAGCAGATAGTTTCAtagaatacagcagtgaacaagttaGAGAAAAGGCTTACACTCACGGAGTTGCATTTATGTGTCTGTCCCTTTGTACACGAGCAGGTATTTTCAtagaatacagcagtgaacaagttaGACAAAAGGCTTACACTCACAGAGTTAC CTTTATGTGTCTGTCCCTTTGTACATGA
- the LOC126076512 gene encoding uncharacterized protein LOC126076512 isoform X13: MCLSLCTRAGIFIEYSSEQVRQKAYTHGVTFMCLSLCTRAGIFIEYSSEQVRQKAYTHGVAFMCLSLCTRADSFIEYSSEQVRQKAYTHGVAFMCLSLCTRADSFIEYSSEQVRQKAYTHGVTFMCLSLCTRADSFIEYSSEQVRQKAYTHGVTFMCLSLCTRADSFIEYSSEQVRQKAYTHGVTFMCLSLCTRADSFIEYSSEQVRQKAYTHGVTFMCLSLCTRAGIFIEYSSEQVRQKAYTHRVTFMCLSLCTRADSFIEYSSEQVRQKAYTHGVAFMCLSLCTRADSFIEYSSEQVRQKAYTHGVTFMCLSLCTRADSFIEYSSEQVRQKAYTHGVTFMCLSLCSRADSFIEYSSEQVREKAYTHGVAFMCLSLCTRAGIFIEYSSEQVRQKAYTHRVTFMCLSLCTRADSFIEYSSEQVRQKAYTHGVTFMCLSLCT, from the exons TTGTACACGAGCAGGTATTTTCAtagaatacagcagtgaacaagttaGACAAAAGGCTTACACTCACGGAGTTGCATTTATGTGTCTGTCCCTTTGTACACGAGCAGATAGTTTCAtagaatacagcagtgaacaagttaGACAAAAGGCTTACACTCACGGAGTTGCATTTATGTGTCTGTCCCTTTGTACACGAGCAGATAGTTTCAtagaatacagcagtgaacaagttaGACAAAAGGCTTACACTCACGGAGTTACCTTTATGTGTCTGTCGCTTTGTACACGAGCAGATAGTTTCAtagaatacagcagtgaacaagttaGACAAAAGGCTTACACTCACGGAGTTAC CTTTATGTGTCTGTCCCTTTGTACACGAGCAGATAGTTTCAtagaatacagcagtgaacaagttaGACAAAAGGCTTACACTCACGGAGTTACCTTTATGTGTCTGTCCCTTTGTACACGAGCAGATAGTTTCAtagaatacagcagtgaacaagttaGACAAAAGGCTTACACTCACGGAGTTACCTTTATGTGTCTGTCCCTTTGTACACGAGCAGGTATTTTCAtagaatacagcagtgaacaagttaGACAAAAGGCTTACACTCACAGAGTTACCTTTATGTGTCTGTCCCTTTGTACACGAGCAGATAGTTTCAtagaatacagcagtgaacaagttaGACAAAAGGCTTACACTCACGGAGTTGCATTTATGTGTCTGTCCCTTTGTACACGAGCAGATAGTTTCAtagaatacagcagtgaacaagttaGACAAAAGGCTTACACTCACGGAGTTACCTTTATGTGTCTGTCCCTTTGTACACGAGCAG ATAGTTTCAtagaatacagcagtgaacaagttaGACAAAAGGCTTACACTCACGGAGTTACCTTTATGTGTCTGTCCCTTTGTTCACGAGCAGATAGTTTCAtagaatacagcagtgaacaagttaGAGAAAAGGCTTACACTCACGGAGTTGCATTTATGTGTCTGTCCCTTTGTACACGAGCAGGTATTTTCAtagaatacagcagtgaacaagttaGACAAAAGGCTTACACTCACAGAGTTAC CTTTATGTGTCTGTCCCTTTGTACACGAGCAGATAGTTTCAtagaatacagcagtgaacaagttaGACAAAAGGCTTACACTCACGGAGTTACCTTTATGTGTCTGTCCCTTTGTACATGA
- the LOC126076512 gene encoding uncharacterized protein LOC126076512 isoform X8: MCLSLCTRAGIFIEYSSEQVRQKAYTHGVTFMCLSLCTRAGIFIEYSSEQVRQKAYTHGVAFMCLSLCTRADSFIEYSSEQVRQKAYTHGVAFMCLSLCTRADSFIEYSSEQVRQKAYTHGVTFMCLSLCTRADSFIEYSSEQVRQKAYTHGVTFMCLSLCTRADSFIEYSSEQVRQKAYTHGVTFMCLSLCTRADSFIEYSSEQVRQKAYTHGVTFMCLSLCTRAGIFIEYSSEQVRQKAYTHRVTFMCLSLCTRADSFIEYSSEQVRQKAYTHGVAFMCLSLCTRADSFIEYSSEQVRQKAYTHGVTFMCLSLCTRAGIFIEYSSEQVRQKAYTHRVTFMCLSLCTRADSFIEYSSEQVRQKAYTHRVTFMCLSLCTRADSFIEYSSEQVRQKAYTHGVTFMCLSLCSRADSFIEYSSEQVREKAYTHGVAFMCLSLCTRADSFIEYSSEQVRQKAYTHGVTFMCLSLCT; encoded by the exons TTGTACACGAGCAGGTATTTTCAtagaatacagcagtgaacaagttaGACAAAAGGCTTACACTCACGGAGTTGCATTTATGTGTCTGTCCCTTTGTACACGAGCAGATAGTTTCAtagaatacagcagtgaacaagttaGACAAAAGGCTTACACTCACGGAGTTGCATTTATGTGTCTGTCCCTTTGTACACGAGCAGATAGTTTCAtagaatacagcagtgaacaagttaGACAAAAGGCTTACACTCACGGAGTTACCTTTATGTGTCTGTCGCTTTGTACACGAGCAGATAGTTTCAtagaatacagcagtgaacaagttaGACAAAAGGCTTACACTCACGGAGTTAC CTTTATGTGTCTGTCCCTTTGTACACGAGCAGATAGTTTCAtagaatacagcagtgaacaagttaGACAAAAGGCTTACACTCACGGAGTTACCTTTATGTGTCTGTCCCTTTGTACACGAGCAGATAGTTTCAtagaatacagcagtgaacaagttaGACAAAAGGCTTACACTCACGGAGTTACCTTTATGTGTCTGTCCCTTTGTACACGAGCAGGTATTTTCAtagaatacagcagtgaacaagttaGACAAAAGGCTTACACTCACAGAGTTACCTTTATGTGTCTGTCCCTTTGTACACGAGCAGATAGTTTCAtagaatacagcagtgaacaagttaGACAAAAGGCTTACACTCACGGAGTTGCATTTATGTGTCTGTCCCTTTGTACACGAGCAGATAGTTTCAtagaatacagcagtgaacaagttaGACAAAAGGCTTACACTCACGGAGTTACCTTTATGTGTCTGTCCCTTTGTACACGAGCAGGTATTTTCAtagaatacagcagtgaacaagttaGACAAAAGGCTTACACTCACAGAGTTACCTTTATGTGTCTGTCCCTTTGTACACGAGCAGATAGTTTCAtagaatacagcagtgaacaagttaGACAAAAGGCTTACACTCACAGAGTTACCTTTATGTGTCTGTCCCTTTGTACACGAGCAGATAGTTTCAtagaatacagcagtgaacaagttaGACAAAAGGCTTACACTCACGGAGTTACCTTTATGTGTCTGTCCCTTTGTTCACGAGCAGATAGTTTCAtagaatacagcagtgaacaagttaGAGAAAAGGCTTACACTCACGGAGTTGCATTTATGTGTCTGTCCCTTTGTACACGAGCAG ATAGTTTCAtagaatacagcagtgaacaagttaGACAAAAGGCTTACACTCACGGAGTTACCTTTATGTGTCTGTCCCTTTGTACATGA
- the LOC126076512 gene encoding uncharacterized protein LOC126076512 isoform X3, translated as MCLSLCTRAGIFIEYSSEQVRQKAYTHGVTFMCLSLCTRAGIFIEYSSEQVRQKAYTHGVAFMCLSLCTRADSFIEYSSEQVRQKAYTHGVAFMCLSLCTRADSFIEYSSEQVRQKAYTHGVTFMCLSLCTRADSFIEYSSEQVRQKAYTHGVTFMCLSLCTRADSFIEYSSEQVRQKAYTHGVTFMCLSLCTRADSFIEYSSEQVRQKAYTHGVTFMCLSLCTRAGIFIEYSSEQVRQKAYTHRVTFMCLSLCTRADSFIEYSSEQVRQKAYTHGVAFMCLSLCTRADSFIEYSSEQVRQKAYTHGVTFMCLSLCTRAGIFIEYSSEQVRQKAYTHRVTFMCLSLCTRADSFIEYSSEQVRQKAYTHRVTFMCLSLCSRADSFIEYSSEQVREKAYTHGVAFMCLSLCTRAGIFIEYSSEQVRQKAYTHRVTFMCLSLCTRADSFIEYSSEQVRQKAYTHGVTFMCLSLCT; from the exons TTGTACACGAGCAGGTATTTTCAtagaatacagcagtgaacaagttaGACAAAAGGCTTACACTCACGGAGTTGCATTTATGTGTCTGTCCCTTTGTACACGAGCAGATAGTTTCAtagaatacagcagtgaacaagttaGACAAAAGGCTTACACTCACGGAGTTGCATTTATGTGTCTGTCCCTTTGTACACGAGCAGATAGTTTCAtagaatacagcagtgaacaagttaGACAAAAGGCTTACACTCACGGAGTTACCTTTATGTGTCTGTCGCTTTGTACACGAGCAGATAGTTTCAtagaatacagcagtgaacaagttaGACAAAAGGCTTACACTCACGGAGTTAC CTTTATGTGTCTGTCCCTTTGTACACGAGCAGATAGTTTCAtagaatacagcagtgaacaagttaGACAAAAGGCTTACACTCACGGAGTTACCTTTATGTGTCTGTCCCTTTGTACACGAGCAGATAGTTTCAtagaatacagcagtgaacaagttaGACAAAAGGCTTACACTCACGGAGTTACCTTTATGTGTCTGTCCCTTTGTACACGAGCAGGTATTTTCAtagaatacagcagtgaacaagttaGACAAAAGGCTTACACTCACAGAGTTACCTTTATGTGTCTGTCCCTTTGTACACGAGCAGATAGTTTCAtagaatacagcagtgaacaagttaGACAAAAGGCTTACACTCACGGAGTTGCATTTATGTGTCTGTCCCTTTGTACACGAGCAGATAGTTTCAtagaatacagcagtgaacaagttaGACAAAAGGCTTACACTCACGGAGTTACCTTTATGTGTCTGTCCCTTTGTACACGAGCAGGTATTTTCAtagaatacagcagtgaacaagttaGACAAAAGGCTTACACTCACAGAGTTACCTTTATGTGTCTGTCCCTTTGTACACGAGCAGATAGTTTCAtagaatacagcagtgaacaagttaGACAAAAGGCTTACACTCACAGAGTTAC CTTTATGTGTCTGTCCCTTTGTTCACGAGCAGATAGTTTCAtagaatacagcagtgaacaagttaGAGAAAAGGCTTACACTCACGGAGTTGCATTTATGTGTCTGTCCCTTTGTACACGAGCAGGTATTTTCAtagaatacagcagtgaacaagttaGACAAAAGGCTTACACTCACAGAGTTAC CTTTATGTGTCTGTCCCTTTGTACACGAGCAGATAGTTTCAtagaatacagcagtgaacaagttaGACAAAAGGCTTACACTCACGGAGTTACCTTTATGTGTCTGTCCCTTTGTACATGA
- the LOC126076512 gene encoding uncharacterized protein LOC126076512 isoform X20 has protein sequence MCLSLCTRAGIFIEYSSEQVRQKAYTHGVTFMCLSLCTRAGIFIEYSSEQVRQKAYTHGVAFMCLSLCTRADSFIEYSSEQVRQKAYTHGVAFMCLSLCTRADSFIEYSSEQVRQKAYTHGVTFMCLSLCTRADSFIEYSSEQVRQKAYTHGVTFMCLSLCTRADSFIEYSSEQVRQKAYTHGVTFMCLSLCTRADSFIEYSSEQVRQKAYTHGVTFMCLSLCTRAGIFIEYSSEQVRQKAYTHRVTFMCLSLCTRADSFIEYSSEQVRQKAYTHGVAFMCLSLCTRADSFIEYSSEQVRQKAYTHGVTFMCLSLCTRADSFIEYSSEQVRQKAYTHGVTFMCLSLCT, from the exons TTGTACACGAGCAGGTATTTTCAtagaatacagcagtgaacaagttaGACAAAAGGCTTACACTCACGGAGTTGCATTTATGTGTCTGTCCCTTTGTACACGAGCAGATAGTTTCAtagaatacagcagtgaacaagttaGACAAAAGGCTTACACTCACGGAGTTGCATTTATGTGTCTGTCCCTTTGTACACGAGCAGATAGTTTCAtagaatacagcagtgaacaagttaGACAAAAGGCTTACACTCACGGAGTTACCTTTATGTGTCTGTCGCTTTGTACACGAGCAGATAGTTTCAtagaatacagcagtgaacaagttaGACAAAAGGCTTACACTCACGGAGTTAC CTTTATGTGTCTGTCCCTTTGTACACGAGCAGATAGTTTCAtagaatacagcagtgaacaagttaGACAAAAGGCTTACACTCACGGAGTTACCTTTATGTGTCTGTCCCTTTGTACACGAGCAGATAGTTTCAtagaatacagcagtgaacaagttaGACAAAAGGCTTACACTCACGGAGTTACCTTTATGTGTCTGTCCCTTTGTACACGAGCAGGTATTTTCAtagaatacagcagtgaacaagttaGACAAAAGGCTTACACTCACAGAGTTACCTTTATGTGTCTGTCCCTTTGTACACGAGCAGATAGTTTCAtagaatacagcagtgaacaagttaGACAAAAGGCTTACACTCACGGAGTTGCATTTATGTGTCTGTCCCTTTGTACACGAGCAGATAGTTTCAtagaatacagcagtgaacaagttaGACAAAAGGCTTACACTCACGGAGTTACCTTTATGTGTCTGTCCCTTTGTACACGAGCAG ATAGTTTCAtagaatacagcagtgaacaagttaGACAAAAGGCTTACACTCACGGAGTTACCTTTATGTGTCTGTCCCTTTGTACATGA